Genomic segment of Rhodocaloribacter litoris:
CACGCTCTACCTGCTCCTGACCCTGGTCAACAAGCAGCACGTCTCCGGCGTGTTCGCGCGGGCCCTGGCCGCGCAGGGCCATACATACGAACGCCTGCACACGGCCCCCACACCGTTCAACAACCTGCTCTGGGTCGGCCTGGCCGACGACGGCGAAGGCTACCGGGTCGGCCTCTATTCCCTCCTCGACGAGGCGCCCCCCCGGGCGTTCCTTCGCCTGGAAAAGAACCAGGCCCTGCTCGCCCCCTTCCTCGACGACCCGCCGGTCCGGCGGCTGATCTGGTTCTCCGACGGCTACTATGCCGTCAGCCGGCGGGGGGACAGCCTGTTCTTCAGCGACCTGCGCTTTGCCCGCGACGACCTGTGGCTCACCGGCGAAGGGGCTTCCGTCTTCCGTTTCCTCCTCGAACGCGCGCCGGAGGATTCGACCCGCATCGCCGGTTTCCGGCGGCACCCGCCGGCGCTCCGCCCGGATGCCGCCCTGCTTCGATGCTTCGGGCGCCGGCTCCTCGGCGCGGTCATCCCTCCGGGCGGATGCGCCGCTGCCCGATCAGATGCAGCCGGATCAGGTTGAGCGCCGCCGTGCTCGCCAGCGCCTTGTTCGTGCGCCGGTCGTGGGCAAAGCGGTGCAGCGTGGCGTCCGTGCCGTGGGCACCGGCATACCCGACCCAGACGGTGCCGACCGGCTTCTCGGGCGTCCCGCCGGTGGGCCCCATGATGCCGGTGGTGGCCACGCCGACGTCGGTGCCCAGGCGCGTGCGAACGCCGGCGGCCATCTGCCGGGCCACGACCTCGCTGACTGCCCCGTGCTCGTCCAGCACCGCCGGATCGACCCCTAGGACCTCGATCTTGACCCGGTTGCTGTAGGCCACGATGCCGCCGGTGACGTAGCCCGAAGCCCCGCTGACGTTGGTGAGCCGGTGGCAGACGTACCCGCCCGTGCAGCTCTCCGCCACGGCCAGCGTCAGGCCTCGCTCCCGCAGCAGGGCCCCGACGACGCCTTCCAGCGTGTCGCCGTCCTCGCCGAAGAGGTAGGGGGCGATGCGTGCCCGCAGCACCGCTTCGAGTTGCTCGAGGCGGGCGCGGGCCGCCGGCTCGTCGGCGGCACGGGCCGTCAGGCGAAGCCGCACCCCGCTCGTGCCCGGCAGGTAGGCCAGGCGCAGGTCCGGGCCGAGCAGCGACACGGCGTCGCCGAGCTTTTCCTGGAGATGCGACTCCCCGATGCCGGTCGTCAGGAGGGTCTTGTGCAGGATGACACGCCGCCCGTCGAGGGCCCGGAGACGGGGCAGCACCTCGTGCTCCATGAGCACACGCATCTCGAAGGGCACCCCCGGCAACACCGCCAGCAGGCGCCGCCGCCCGCCGGCTTCCTCCGCATACCAGAGGCCGGGCGCCGTGCCGACCGGGTTGGGCAGCACCGTGAAGCCCTCCGGGATCAGCGCCTGCGCGCGGTTGCTCTCGGGCACCGTGCGCCCCCGCTGCACGAAGCGGTCGCAGATCTGCGCATAGACGGCCTCGTCGAAGACGAGGGGCACCCCGAAACAGGCGGCGACGGCCTGGCGGGTGACGTCGTCGTGGGTGGGCCCGAGCCCGCCGGTGACGATCACCAGCGTCGCGTGGCGGAACGCCTCGTCGAGGGCGGCACGGATGGCGTCCTCGTCGTCGCCCAGCGTGGTCATGCGCACCACCTCGATACCGGCCTGGTGGAGCTGCTCGCCGATCCAGGCTGCATTCGTGTTCACGACCTGCCCGATCAGCAACTCGTCGCCGACGGTGAGCACCTCCGCGTTCATCGGGCTGCACTCCACCGGTTCGACCACCGCTCGGGGTCCTGTCGCCAGGCTTCCAGCACCGCGACCGCCTCCGGGGCCAGCGCTCCCCGCGCCCGCGCCGTCGCCAGGAGCGTGTCGAAGTCGGTCAGCGTGAAGAGCGGCACCCCGGCCGCGGCGAAGGCGGCCTCGGCGGCCGGAAGACGATAGGAAAAGATGGCCAGCACGGCCAGCACGTCGG
This window contains:
- a CDS encoding metal-dependent hydrolase — its product is MDSFTQFALGATVGELAVGRKLGNRALLWGGALGTLPDLDVLVNPFVSEVQELAFHRGLSHSLFFCIAAAPLLGSLLAHLHRSDGVTRREGVLTVFLALSTHVALDLCTTYPTQLLQPFSDATFALSAIFIIDPLYTLPLVAGLVAALRRERTDRRRRRAVLRGLGVCTLYLLLTLVNKQHVSGVFARALAAQGHTYERLHTAPTPFNNLLWVGLADDGEGYRVGLYSLLDEAPPRAFLRLEKNQALLAPFLDDPPVRRLIWFSDGYYAVSRRGDSLFFSDLRFARDDLWLTGEGASVFRFLLERAPEDSTRIAGFRRHPPALRPDAALLRCFGRRLLGAVIPPGGCAAARSDAAGSG
- a CDS encoding competence/damage-inducible protein A: MNAEVLTVGDELLIGQVVNTNAAWIGEQLHQAGIEVVRMTTLGDDEDAIRAALDEAFRHATLVIVTGGLGPTHDDVTRQAVAACFGVPLVFDEAVYAQICDRFVQRGRTVPESNRAQALIPEGFTVLPNPVGTAPGLWYAEEAGGRRRLLAVLPGVPFEMRVLMEHEVLPRLRALDGRRVILHKTLLTTGIGESHLQEKLGDAVSLLGPDLRLAYLPGTSGVRLRLTARAADEPAARARLEQLEAVLRARIAPYLFGEDGDTLEGVVGALLRERGLTLAVAESCTGGYVCHRLTNVSGASGYVTGGIVAYSNRVKIEVLGVDPAVLDEHGAVSEVVARQMAAGVRTRLGTDVGVATTGIMGPTGGTPEKPVGTVWVGYAGAHGTDATLHRFAHDRRTNKALASTAALNLIRLHLIGQRRIRPEG